The Lactuca sativa cultivar Salinas chromosome 2, Lsat_Salinas_v11, whole genome shotgun sequence genome includes the window TAAATTGTTGTTGTATACAAATCACTTCCTTTTTGTTATAAGATGGTCGTGATTGCATTTTTTCCATTTCTAGACAACTTGATGTCTATTGAAGAAGTATATATTGTTAGAAAGGGGTTTGCAACTTTTCTTTTTAATCAATAATCATCAAATTGTTGTGGATGCTTCTGTTGTAATATATTCCCTTTGCATAGggagttttatttttgtttgtgttACTGATTTTAAAATGATCTAATATATTGAAGAACGGTATGTAAAGGAGTGGATGCGAGTTTTAGGTTTACCATTTATTAGGAacactaggttataacccgtggaaaccatggttaacaaattaaaaaataatatttgataCTCATGGCTTATTTAACTATCGAGCAAATGTCACCATTTTCATAATGGGTATTAGGATATCTCAATGATATATAAATATACAGTAAAAAAATACAATATGAATTCCAATTATAATTAATGGAGGCCTAATCAAACCATTAGTTATTTAAATGACAATATTAAATGTGAATATCAACAACAAACTTTTTAATTACTGACTAAGATAAGTAATAGTATTTATGTTGGTATATTacaatttaaaatattttttatgtcaAAGGTCGATATACTGTAGGTAACGATTCCAAGAAATGAGAAACGGAACCGGTCCGTATCAGTTCCAAACTTTAGGAAATAGAACCGGTAACATCAATTCCGGTTCCGAAGCAATCCCGGTTGCGAGAACGGGTACCCGCTTCCATTGCATCCTACTTTTGTTTCTTCCATCTATAAAATTAACAATCCAACTATTGTTTCTTACTTTTGTTTCTTTCAGTTAAAGCATCCTACTTTTGTGTCACATACACTGTTTCATGTAtgatagcattgtacttttaatgTACAATACTTAAATAAGAAAAATAGTTAATTAAGAAGAACCGAATAAACATAATTAAAAGTAAGATGCTACATTAGACAAACAAAagaaagtgcattgctatttcttgcatttaggcCCTATACtcttgaaagtacaatgttatgaTGAAAAGTGTAATGCTATAATACATTCTATTTTCACAGTTCTAGAATTATTTCTTAGATAATATAATACTAAATATTGAAAATGGCGGTGCAATGCTATAATTAGTAAATGAAATCAAGAACATTAAGATTTTCATTGTATAATCTAAAGAAGGAAAATAGAATGCCTTAACaatttggattttttaaaattaatttttcaaTTGAAATATAATACTTTCATCATTTGTTTAGTCAAAGTAAAACTTGTTAGTCATAAAAAAATTAcaatgttttatttttataagtGAAACATACTACTTTCAGATTTCCAACtactatttattttatatcttacTGAAATATACCATCAAACATTATCAATAAAATCTCTTAGAGAAACAAAACCAAGAGATTCAGTACCCAATGACTATAATAAATAAACCCATGAATGAagattgttatttcttgcatttgaccctaatctatttttttttttcaattacgcTAAAATCTCATATCCTCATAACGGAAAACTCAATATATATTTTACTTACATTCACAATTGAGATAGCTAACCACCAAATTACTTAAACATATTCACTTCAActgtttaaaatataaaaattggaTCGCATCCGTAAATTCAACTGACCACAAGGATGGATAATGTTATTTAACCAACAGTCATATTATCATAAGAACCTTACCTTCATTATCATTAATAGCTTCTCTTTTTGTCTTTATGAGTTACTTCAATGACCTAAGCTTTCACCTTTCATAGTTACATAAACAATAGACAATCTCTTCCATCAAAATAATAGACAGTAAAATTAGCAAAAATATCCCAAAAAATAGGAAATAAACTACTCCATCTTTTAGTGTACAATCAAATAAATGCTTTAAAAGAGCGCAACATTAAATTGAAAGAAACGTATAAATGTTTGTTGAGTTTTCAAATCTCATTCCTCCAATCAAAATTTTGTCTTTAAATCCCGGACCCCGTCTCAGAAGTAGAAATGCATTTTGTCGAATCCTACAAAAACTACAAATTCACACAAAACCTGTATaaaacttaatagattaagatatATAAAGTTGTTTTTTTACTCAATGTTAAAAATTATCTTAATTAGTTAAGTTGTTAAAGTATGTTCAGCCATGATTCTATCTTATTTATTCCataaatgcccttaaacacacccACGTTCCAACCAAATAGAGCTCTCTATCTTATTTATTCAATATATGAACCTATATCAAACAATAGTCAAGTGCATACTACAAATTAAAGCCCTAGAACctagtaagaaaataattaagcttgaatcaaaataaaaggcaAATTGCTATGTAAAAACACAAATTTAGAGAAAATAAAGTCATTActaaatttaaatacaacatcaaAATTCACAAAAGGATTAGTTGTGATATCACCCAAAATAAATATCACATAGTTCTAAGGAAATATACATATGAGTAGGGGatcaaacgagccaagctactcgcgagctactcgtgatcggatcgttaaaagctcgacttgaAAGcggttttaaacgagcccgagccgagctcgagcttaaaattaagctcgtttattaaacgagctcgagctcgagcctatgtcattaagcttgattaggctcgcgagcctaaacgagcctttacataatataatttattattatttatatatattaaaataaaaatatattagagGAATTACgaatttagggtattagtaaacgagcttcttaacgagctcgagccgagcttaagcttatttaggcacgtcagataaaaaacgagtcgagcccgagcccgagccgagcttggaTAATTCGTTACGAGCTCGAGTCGAGCTCAGTACAAGAAAGCttgaatcgagccgagctcgagctcgagcctcatataacttaaacgagcccgagccgagcctggccGGGCTCGGCTCGACTCGTTTGCACACCTACATACGAGATAAATACATCACCCTCCCTATCGAACACTGAGCATTACAACAACTACCCTGAAAAGTAAACAAATTGTAGTTAATTAATGAATTATTAATCAAGAATAGGTTTGTTAATTATTATCATAGCAATGTAATATATCATTTATCCTGAAATGAAATATATTAACGGTCTATGCCACTATAATGCTATATTTTGTCTCCAATTGGAAGACAAACTCACAAGACTCCAATATACAAAGATAAATGTTCCATAATAAGAGTATATCCCAGGCAACATGTTGAATATATAAACGATCAAGTTCATGGAAAATGCTAAGAAACAATAATTTAAATGAAACATCAATGATACGATAACAATGTGAATAAAAAAGACAACCGACCTGGTAGCTCCACGTCCAACACAGAGCCACTTATGTGATTCTTGATTATATGATTCCAAAGCTAAGGAGTATTGAATAATTGATACTTATAGCGAGTTATCTAGAGGGGCAAGATCAATTATTAACGATTGAGtgaaagaaaaacataaaaaaaaaaagatagaaaGAGCAGTAGAAGGAGATGTTAACGATGTGGTGGATTGGCTAACAGAGTATTCcaatcataaaataaaaaaataaaaacttttttaGCACTCTACACGATGAAGAACAAAGTTTGATAACCAACCAGAAATCAAAAGAGCTGAATAATCTTCAAGTCGACGATCCTGTTTGGTTGGAGCAGTATATGACAGATTATAAAATGGGTTAAACCGTTAAAGGTAGCCCTAGTCCATCGATTTTGATAGGATTACAACCTGATTTCTTGCCTAGGAACATCAAGTTACCAAAACACAACAAATTAATTGCCTGATTTATAGCGATTACCATGGAAACAAATAAATGTTACCATTTTGTTggattttttcaaaaattttcaaatgtcAATGACAAAAACAATGAACGGGAAAAACATTAGCTAAGCGTCTAGAAAGTTGACACGTGGTAGGATAGTGGCCTAAAAAAATGACAAATGGCATATTTAGTAGTCTTTTATTAGAAAAGAAGATTTAACGATTAATTCCAATTTATTTGGTTTATAACTCATATATTGATTGAAAATTGTTGTGGGAACATAAATAAGAACGTAGAGCGCATACGTTTCCTAAATAGATTATTGGATCCTTCATGTATTTGCTTATAGGTATTTGTTATATGTTACTTGCAATATATTACGtgaaatgatttgtgtagttaatatgtattttaaaaaaatgttcaaAAGTTTGTATAATATGTCCATACTTAGACAAGTTACTTTTTGATCTCTTTGAAAATGAAACGTGATGGTGCAATATCATTTAACCATTGATTTTTGTAAACTTTTGTTTACTTAGCATACACGAAACCTCATCATTCAGTTGTTTTAATACAGATGAGAGATATAACTTTAATGGCTTAATTGAATCAAAACATGTGATGGTTTTATGTTGCACAGGGTggtataaaattaaaattttgtaaAATATCAACAAATACTAAATGTCGAGCGGATTCAAACCGATGTGATGTTGTATTTTGAAGTATCTATCTTTATTAAAGTTCTAAAAaacgctcgacgttagctagtcggtggactagggttaagggattaatcggctaggcggagattaatcgtgGGATTAATTGGAGACCAtaaattgctaatttgttgaattttaaaaaattaaatatgactaatatcatgtcaaagttcgtaaataccactaatatcataacacaataggttaatatgattaatacaacaataATCATACCTCATATAGTTCATATTGAGATACAACTTCTTTAAAGTGTTAAAAATTTATCGTGTTATACAGAttcaataattatatatgtagggATTAATCGTTAAGCGTCCTCTAGTCGGTCAAGTAGTGCCTATGGATGAAttggagattaatcgggacctagtcgggattttaCAACAGTGatctttataaattaataaattttgtcTTATCAttatattatgatttatttataattttttaatgacaaaattgcaaaaatggtccctgtggtatgcattttttttgggggttttagtcaaaaccacaacttttttggattagtggtccttttgagctagtttagtTGCGGATTtggtccctccgaaaattgaaatgactataatacccttggggtatttattttttatttttatttcatttttttaaatctaatagAGGGTCTCTCTCtcgttttctttttctttggaaATACCTGCAATCTCTAAAATTAAAATACATACACACTTTAATATCAACATCGCATACTAACACCATCATAGCCTTCGTCACCATCAAATTTGACCATCACCAATCCGACATCATCACAGTAACTTGTTTTTCGGTGGATCAACAAATCATCCTTACCGATACTCACTCAAATACATACATGAAAACCTTACATTTCAATTTAATCACAAACCAAAACCAAATCCTACAAAAAAAGATCAATTTTGCATCTGGGTGGGTGGTGGAGGAAACAAGTTACTTCCTTCCTGAATATGGGACGTTTGATTTACCTGAAACATCTGGGTTAAATCCCCCCAATTGGTTCCTCCTTCCTGAGAGCTCCGACGACCGACGATATTGATCTTCTCCAGCAGGACGTCGTCGTCGGTGGTACATAGAGAATAGAGAAATATGATGTGTAAAGGGTATCGGGGTTTTGCAATGGTAGAGAGTAGAAACAGGTCGAGGAAAGAGTGGAGATGGGGGCATTTTCTGGTGAGAGGAAAGGGTGAAGAGGCAATCTGTCAGCAAGGGATAGATCCAGCGACGATCTGATAGTAGAGTGCATGTTTAGTTGTGGTGGATTGAGGTCCCGTGGATTTTCTACGGGAGGCAACGAAACAGAAAGATGTGGAATAATTTGGATTTCTGGTCGGGTTTTGGTCGATGATTTGTGGTGGCTGGAAGGAGGGATGGTGGTGACTGGTGAGGAGCTGATATAAATTGGGTTTTGAAGAAGTTGTGTTGATACCATCTTGattccgagagagagagagagagagagagagagagagagagagagagagagagagagagagagagagagagagagagagagagagagagatgtgggcccaaaattaattaattaattttttcatttaaattaaatagaaaaaaacataaaaaaataaagcAGAAGGGCATTATAGTCATTTCAGTTTACCGAAAGACCAAATCCACAACGAAACTAGCTTAAAAGGACCACTAATCAAAAAAAGTCggagtttggactaaaacccccaaaaaatgcatacaacaggaaccatttttgcaattttgtcttttttatTTTTGGTGTCCACAAGTTATAACCTAATATAAATAATATAGCTATATCAAAAATATATCTGCAAAAAAAAATGATTGCATAAATTTATATTTCCAAACGTGcataattattatataaaaaaattatttctaaatcccacaattaatgaaaaaaaaagtttaaaataaaaaataaaacattgcattaataaattgaaactaaatattaaaaataacataataataaaaTGAAAACACATAAACAGAAAAATATAAAACTTATCTTTTCGCacaaaaaaaccataaaaaatatgtaaaaattgATTTTGTTGGGTAGATACTATGCAACCCGTGAACAAGCCATACAGTCCCACGCCATCTCACTCCAAACTCACTCACACATTACACACACTAATCGCTACTTTCCAAATTTGATTATCCACCACTAATTTCAAATCAAATCTATAAATCGCTGATCAGATGCATCGGAGAAAACCAATTTATCATCCAATTTCCACATCACGACTCGTTATCTCCATGGCTATAATCTCCCTCTTCTTAATCTCTCTTCTCATTTTCATTAACCCCACCTCCTACGCCGCCGCACGCCACCGACGCATCCATCCTCCGTCTATTAAAAACGAGCCATCATCGTCCGATCAGATCCATCAGGCTTGCAAGGCTACGAGGTATCCACAGCTATGTGAATCTTCACTCGTCCGGTATCCAAATGGAAATGCGATGGAAATCATTCAGTCGGCGTTATCAGTCTCCTCCGAGAACCTCCATGCTGCTCAGTCCATGGTGGAATCGATCCTCGAAGCATCCAAAGGTCTCATCAATCACACCTACGCCGCTAAAAACTGCATCGAACATCTCCGAAACTCAGACTACCGACTCAAATCAACGGTCGAGGCGTTGCCACGTGGCAAGATGAAGGATGGGCGTGCTTGGACCAGCGCCGGATTGGCCTACCAGTACGACTGTTGGTCCGCGCTCAAATACGTGAACAATACAAAAATGATCAACGAAACGATGTCGTTTCTGAACACGTTAATCGATTACACCAGCAACGCTTTAAGCATGATGATGGCATACGATGTGTATGGCGACCAAACGGCGTCGTGGAGCCCGCCCAAGACGGAGAGAGATGGATTCTGGGAGGGTGGTGGTGGCTCCGGCGGCGGCGATGGACCACAATTAGGGGTTCCGGCGGGATTGAAGGCGGATGTGACTGTGTGTGAGCAAGACGGCGAATGTGATTACGAGACGGTGCAAGAGGCGGTGAATGCAGCTCCGGATTGGGGTTCCGGGCGGCGGTTCGTGATTTGGGTGAAGGCCGGAATTTATGGGGAAACGGTTCGGGTCGGGTTGGAAAAGCAGAACGTGGTGCTTTTAGGGGATGGGATGGGCAAAACCGTAATTACAGGGTCTTTGAACGTAGGCCAACCTGGACTTTCAACTTTTAACACAGCCACAGTCGGTAAGTCACACCCTACATTCGATATCTTTAATTTACTTGAtttaacaagttttttttttttttttttttttttttcataagttgGATAAATTTAGGATTTTATATTTCGATTTAAATTTTATTtggttttaagttttaaaatttgatgtttatttatttatttataaacctctttttttttttttttatgttgcaGGGGTAGTCGGCGACGGATTCATGGCGAGCGGTTTAACGATAGAAAACACCGCCGGTCCCGACGCACACCAGGCGGTGACGTTCCGCTCCGACAGCGACCACACCGTCATCGAAAACTGCGAATTCTTAGGCAATCAAGACACTCTTTACGCCCACTCCCTCCGTCAATTCTACAAATCATGTCGCATTCAAGGTAACGTCGATTTCATATTCGGAAACTCCGCCTCCATCTTCCAAGACTGCACCATCCTGGTTCGTCCCCGTCAATTGAAGCCGGAAAAGGGGGAGAACAACGCCGTGACTGCACATGGCAGGATAGATCCGGCGCAGTCAACGGGATTTGTGTTCCGGAATTGTTTGGTCAACGGGACTGAAGAGTACATGAGGTTGTACTATAGTAACCCTAAAGTTCATAAGAATTTCCTTGGAAGGCCATGGAAGGAGTTTTCGAGGACGGTGTTTATTGATTGTAAGCTGGAGGCATTGATTACGCCGCAGGGGTGGATGCCATGGACGGGGGATTTTGCTTTGAAGACGCTGTATTATGGGGAGTTTGAGAATAGTGGGAAAGGGGCGGATTTGACGGGGAGGGTGACGTGGAGTAGCCAGATTCCGGCGGAGCGGGTGGGTGTGTATTCTGTCGGAAACTTCCTTCAAGGGGATCAATGGAAGGCTACGTGTTCTTGATTGGGTTGAAGATTCCGAATGCTAGTTTCTCCTTTTTGTAATTTATTAGATCAGATTAAATTCTATTCCATGAAGAATTATTAGCTTCAGTGGTTTTGGTTTTTAGCAAATCCCAGAGGATAACTTCACATGCGAATCATTTTGATTTCTTGGTTCttttattgaaattaaataataataataataataataataataataataataataataataataataataataataatagaaacaagaaaaaataagacaaatttagcataattatataattattttccaaaaaaCAGTTAAAAGTTAAGAAATTATTCAAATAGCAATTTAAGGCACATAACACTTAAAACATATACAATGCATATACAATGCATGCGTACATACGAGCCGACAGATTGTCTGGACCGCTCTACCAAGCCTAAAGTCTACTAGCCCGTCTCGCAAGTCCTACAATAGTTGGACTGCTCTACAGCCTACAACATAAAGCTATACCGCTCCATTGGGCCTACATTATCAACTGGACCACCCGTGTATCTTTCCCTTCAGTACCAAAcaggatcgcctcaacccaaaACAGTAACATGTTGACATATGAAACGATAACCAATAGCCAACAAGTATAGGTAATCATACAAATATACCAGTCTAACATATAACCAAAGAAGACatgtaatcatatagatctaccagtctaacatataaccagcataacatcatcctatataccggaATATATAACctaatgggtcgacattggtgcctttgaccaacaagtacagtgaggaaaactcacctcacaatatGAGGGATAGCTGAATTGCTCACTACTCCAAACAAGATCTACAAGTCTCCTATACAACACAAAGGGACCAAGCCTCAATCTACTACTCAAAACACCCCaaatgacctaaagtcaaactcgATCGCCAGATGTTCCTACGTGACCAATATAAAAATTCCATAAATGTATTGAATGAACTTAATTACTTATAATTGGCCATCT containing:
- the LOC111909685 gene encoding probable pectinesterase/pectinesterase inhibitor 51 gives rise to the protein MHRRKPIYHPISTSRLVISMAIISLFLISLLIFINPTSYAAARHRRIHPPSIKNEPSSSDQIHQACKATRYPQLCESSLVRYPNGNAMEIIQSALSVSSENLHAAQSMVESILEASKGLINHTYAAKNCIEHLRNSDYRLKSTVEALPRGKMKDGRAWTSAGLAYQYDCWSALKYVNNTKMINETMSFLNTLIDYTSNALSMMMAYDVYGDQTASWSPPKTERDGFWEGGGGSGGGDGPQLGVPAGLKADVTVCEQDGECDYETVQEAVNAAPDWGSGRRFVIWVKAGIYGETVRVGLEKQNVVLLGDGMGKTVITGSLNVGQPGLSTFNTATVGVVGDGFMASGLTIENTAGPDAHQAVTFRSDSDHTVIENCEFLGNQDTLYAHSLRQFYKSCRIQGNVDFIFGNSASIFQDCTILVRPRQLKPEKGENNAVTAHGRIDPAQSTGFVFRNCLVNGTEEYMRLYYSNPKVHKNFLGRPWKEFSRTVFIDCKLEALITPQGWMPWTGDFALKTLYYGEFENSGKGADLTGRVTWSSQIPAERVGVYSVGNFLQGDQWKATCS